In Streptomyces sp. TLI_146, the genomic stretch GGGCTAGTGGCCGGAGGTGGCCTTGAGGCCGACCACGGCCACCAGCAGCAGACAGACGAAGAAGATCCGGGCGGCGGTCGCGGGCTCACCGAGCACCACCATGCCGAGCACCGCCGCACCGGCCGCGCCGATGCCCACCCAGACGCCGTAGGCGGTACCGATGGGCAGGGTCTTGGCGGCCTGCGAGAGCAGCAT encodes the following:
- a CDS encoding multidrug efflux SMR transporter, whose product is MAWVLLLVAGLLEVGWSIGMKYTDGFTRLWPSLFTGAGIVASMMLLSQAAKTLPIGTAYGVWVGIGAAGAAVLGMVVLGEPATAARIFFVCLLLVAVVGLKATSGH